A window of Periplaneta americana isolate PAMFEO1 chromosome 9, P.americana_PAMFEO1_priV1, whole genome shotgun sequence genomic DNA:
aagtatattctattatccatgtgctaaaaaggataaatgttcatctcccctcttgcttaaaaaagtcccttgtgcagacacttgcatttccctatttcgactatgcggacattttactgactgacctctccagcgacaacaaaatgaaacttcaacgtgctcataatttgtgtgtacgttttgtaagcaatgttcgtaaatatgatcatattaccccatccctggaagcaataggttggcttaaactagataagaaaagaaatttacattcacttctctttctcttcgaaatcttgaactcttctattccttcgtacctgtcgtctcgcttcacttacctttcttcccaccataatctgaacacacgctctcgtcatgaaacaatactaacaataccatcccatcgcacctcctcatactcatcttctttcacaatagccctgccaagactctggaattcgctacctgctagcatcagggactgtcgaaataaaattgaattcaaacgaaaacttactaggcacttggtcagtaattgattacttgtaaatagtttctttaatctatcacaaaatatttcaatattcagtaatttcatcactatacaattttgttattctagatttaatttgtaattcagtaaatataaaatattctttgtttctctatgataaattatctagctttaattattcaggtaatcttttcgtactttgattttattgtaattgtaaatttaatactaactgtaatattatttgtaattgtaattgtaaatttaatactaattgtaattttattgttgatattgtagttggaatctcctggtagaggggcagagaaggcctgacggccttatctctaccaggttaaataaataaataccactaCTAAAATACATCTACCGCAATTATCTCTCTAAGTTAGGGGGCGGAACTAGACGGCGAAGGCTGAGTCGAGATTACGTAGTTTAGCGATCGATCTTTTTTTGTTTTAACCTTCAGAATAGTTGTTtagataaacaaaaataagtttgTTATGTTGGCACAATATGTAAAGATAATTGTGTGGTATCGATCACTGAACTGAGCTTAACTATGTTTACTTTAAGTTTTACTCAACTTGTATATGTGAACGAATTTTTTGTGTCAagagtacaaaaacaaaattgcgATCGAGTAATTCGGATGCTAATTTAAACCATATTCTCAGGGTTTCTATCAATCATACTACAGTATTGCTCGTGATATAATTGGTATCATCGCAAAAAAAAACCAACGAAAGAAACATCAATAGGCTACGTTTTATGTTACGTGTTATGTTTCTGtcaataaaaaaacattcaagttACCTCAACACACTTTCTATCAGATATTACttagtaaaaacaaaaattgtacataaatatttaacttacatttatttatttcgccgTCACATATACAGTTTGCACTGACGAGGTGTCAGATTTGTCTTGTTAATGCATGTACTGATTATAATTCCAGCGGGGAATgtcacaattacaatacaagaaACTGTAACGTGTATGTAACACCAAAACATAATTTGTCTATGTACAGTAAATCACCCATGGTCCTAGGTTTAAAATTGCTTAACAATCTACCTGAAAATATTAAGCAAATCAGAGAATGATAGTAAAGGTGTTCGAAATGTTTTAgcataatgtatatttaatattgtttttgatTTGATTTTTTAGTCATGTATTATATTGTAAGTATTTTATATTGTGACTTGTCTTATAACCTTTGCTTTTTGAAGgacgtctgtctgtccgtccgtccgtccgtccgtccgtccgtccgtccgtccatctatctgtctgatatctatccatccatccacctacctacctacctgtctgtctatctacccacccacccacccacccacccattcatctaaaataaacatttttctcaaaaattataacaatgttcGGCAGTACGTATATAGTagatgtaaacttttttttttctttcatgaaaCTTAACAAATCTAGACTAAGGAGTCGACTGACAGACAATAATTTATGTTCAGTTTTAAGGATTGCAATTGCTAACGTAATGTTACCTAATACAGGGAATGCTGTATCTAAAAATAAACGTCAAACTTTGGTATCAGGTCCTTcaagtgagaaaaataaacccttctaattaaagaaattgtgtttcgACATTATACACATTGCAATTGTAACAAatgagcaatgaaataaaagctgagaaaataactacttttttttcaatttgtaggtGTATTTACGTACCAGTATTTGTTACTTTTCTACAATGCTTCGTGACACAATAAAATTCGAGTACAGTACATACTGTTTTCACTTAGAAGAAGAAGTGAGGTgctgtttatttataaataaatatacataaaatcataattatatttcagaaatatttcaattttcaaataatgtttgtGCTTTATTCCTTTGTATTTTGTAGAAGTTGTTACATAAATtcgttacaatttatttactgctGCTGATCATTATTTTGAATGACGTATTTAAGGCACTTATAAATTGTCACATTTATATCATTGTGATTTTCCCTACAACTACAGCCCCTGACTTTAACACTTTCTACATCCTGCCTGAACGCTGTGTAGTCGAGTAGTCGTACAGTTATATGCAGTCTTTTACAGATGAGCAAGCGGCTATTCCGCGACTTCAAAATCATAAGTTGTCGTGCTGATTTTGTAACACCACTGCCTTACAATCTCGCTTagtctatttttgtatttttctcgGGATATGTAAAATGTATGCATTTTATCCCAAAGCTGGGTACTCGATTATGgaatttacagaagaaaaaccTACTCATTTCATCAAAGATTAATAACCATTGCATATGAGAGCGTTAGTGTGGAGAAAATTATGTTGAATTAACATTAATAAGCATGTTGATATTTTTACAGGGAAACATGTTCGCATCACTGAAAAATTCGTTTTCGAGACTCTTCGGAAACTCAGATccagagaaaaagaaacaagaatcTACGAATAAGCCGAAGGAGGGTAAGGAATGTACAGACCAAGGACCAAATAGAATTCCAAGCATGTCTGAAGGAACAGAAGACTGCTCCAGAAATCCCGTTTCAGAACCAGTCAttgaaaaatctaggaatttcATCACAAATGAATCAAGGCTGTCAAGTTTTGAAACCGAAGATTTATTTGGTAagaacaactacagtaggctaCTTCATTAAATTTTCCTATGTAATTATGTCTCCgtaaccattatcatcatcaatttcgtttctgtaaatattatagtattatcaccatcatcatcatcatcatcatcatcgcttttGATGTTCCAGATAGTAAAGGTGGGTTGCATgtcgacggcccagttcaaaaggaaaacaactcaaaatttaaagttttgagaaacctgcattttaaagcttcatgttgctgtgaaaaattaaagGCTCGTTAAAATTaatccaaattctgttaatgatgttatatatactataagtttcaaattagagtattttaactGGATTTTTCACAACAACAAGAAGCTTTAAAATTAAAgttcctcaaaactttaaatttttagttatttatcttTTGAACTGAACCGTCGATGTCAGTttatcaaaatttacatttttgcAATCTTATTGATAGATAAAGTTAATAATACTTGTCAATTTAATCTACAAAGTCAGTGTTTGCTTATCTAACGATATATTAAAGTATGCAGCTTTAATTCTGTTATGGTGATAGAGATAGCAAACTTACAACTCAATAACGCGCATTTTTACTTCAGAAATTGGTGGTATTGGCGTaaaaatagtgtttttttttttttgttaaataagtTACTGAGAAGCTTCTTGGTGTCATTTTCCTCACGAGGCATTCATGACCTTAATATTAAGTTTGTAAGGACATATAATGAATCAAGTACTCCTCTATTTAGCCGTTTTGAAAATagcacaaatgaagaaaatgtagaAAAGTTAGCATTGTGTCTTTTTTCTAAGCCCACATAAACAAACTAAGAGAATTTCagagtttaaatttaatttcattttcattcttcattttatttaatgtattccaCAGATCTTGCATCAACATTGTAGATCTGAGATGTAGTAgaagttattactcgaccaaggccagtggagtcctgcagcccggagcgccacttgtactgctcctgcgttcgtatagcgtcaacgcgatagttcacattacgcccgcggctccactcgcctcggtcgagtaataaaatgttataaaaattatacattacaattcaaacagattaattcaatttacaagcataaacaattcatcagttgagtagaaTGTATGAGTATGTACAAATTTTGTTAGGTTTGTTCTGAACTTTTTTCTCTTGGCCCCTGAAAGCTTTAAAAAAATTAGGCACTGCATTAAAGACAGCAATATGTGAATAGGgaacttaatttttataacaGCTGAGAAAACAGAAGGTAGATTTAGATCTTGATTTGTGTCTTATACTAAAATTATGAGTGtatcttggtttttaatataGAACATCAACAGGGAAAGAATGCACtcacaaaatttgtgaaatatttcattttcacattgtGTCCTTTTATGCACATCTAGGCCTATGTGTAGCTCAATTTTGTAAACGGAAAAGTTGCACGTTTTTGAATTGGTATCCTCGTTCGTGTGATTAAATTCTCCAGGTTTCTAGGGGATGCTCAAAAAACCTAGGAATTTTGAGAGACTTATGTATCTAATCTAATAAATAATGctggaattgaaagaaaacaagaaattttGTACCAAGCATGCAAGACTGTTAATAAAAGTTGGTATTGAAAACAATGATGCACAATTTGATCAACATTTGTTTTTACTATGTTTGGTTATTGAAAATATTGGGACAATTTTCGGTAATCTGACTTATGGCTAATTCTTTTGCTTCTCAAGTTCAGAAATATTTGTCTATTTACAAAATGTATTAACTGATTAAGATTTTATATCCACAACAGAAAATgcgattaaaatatttaatattctttcacattattcattattaactataaaatataaactcTTTGAACtctatttttaattacatttacaatatctGTTCAAGAAAACTTCCGGATTGTCTATTGTTCTCTGAAAACATAATGATCTTCATACAACAAAACTTATCCTGTCCAGAGTAACGTAAACATTAAGAATTTTTTGATGAGAATAGCAAGACATTAAATATTTCTTAACATATCGctaggaaaatattttttgttaaattcaGCTTAAATATCAGAAATGCTAAAAACGTAAGCCTATATTTCTTGAAAAGCTCTAGTTAATTTCTTTCAGCAGGCCGTAAGGCCCCGTTTACAAGGTGcggaatttctcgaaacgggcCTTTATTCGAATCGAGTTCTTGCGGACAGAAGTGTACACACGGTTTGACTTTTACCcgtgcataatgaaatttaagtttaTACACTACCTACGAGAAAAAGTCCAGCCGTGTGTACaggcccagaaacaaaatttgagccacctgacATTTTCCAAATTCCACTTACCTATATCATACTTTGCATTCTAAGTGTTTActggaaaattcaggtgacccaaattttgtttctgagactgtacgtttcgagaaattcccgtGCCGTGTAAACGGGCCCTAACACTTTctgtaatgaaaaagtaaaagaaagagaCGAAGAGGGTATACCTTATTCTTTGGGATCGTTAAAATGGCTAAATCTATTGGCATCAGCTATGTAACGAAAGTAGAACCAACATTCGAAATGTTGTCAAATATTTCATCATCAGCAATGAAAATGTGGAAATTACACCTATTGAAAGTAATGTTTTGTCTCTCATTTATGAAAAAAACtaattatgtaatatttcattgtttgccAGTCAGTTTCGATAACTGTGAAATTTACTTCAAGtttctgtatttttaaaaaagaTTCTAAGCATGAAGCTGGATTATTTTCCCAGAATACAAATGACATGTGCAAATAGTTTATCTGGCTATGCAACTAAAACAAATGTTTTATTTCAGATCTTAGTGACGAAGTTGGTCAAAATGCTGTAGAATTCGTGGACCCTCTGTAAGTATACATACATTCAGTGGGGTTATTGTCTTTATATCCCGCCCGCAGCCAATAGTTCTTGTGTGGCCGAGCGACACTTTAGATTAATGCGACTTACTACGCCCGGCTATAATAACAAATACTGTAGCTCTATAGCACGTAAATTCGATTTTACCTATAGGCACTGATATAAAtgctcattaattaattatttacaattacgCGTTCTTGATAACTTCGTAAATTTTTCACACGATTAAATtcattactgattttaatgttataCTCCACATACTATATTTCAGTTTCTCGAATATGTTGGGATTGCTATGGATGTAatctgaaattgaaaattttgtttatattgcatGCTATTCTAGTGAGAAATTCATAtatgtcattatttctatagtaGGTACTAAAATACTCTGTATCAACAACTAAGTTATTTAGCTCGTCGAAATTTATGATGGTtggatgatatttggcgacatgaggctaTGTAAATATCTGATATTCGCCTCAGAGTTGGGGAGAAcgtcggaaaaacccaacaagcgtatcagctcaagcgggaaacCAATCCATACTCGATCGCAGCTTCGGATCAAAAGGTAAACACGCTACCGCCTGAGTTAGTTATCCAGTACGTCATTGCTACAAAGGAAATAACTAGACAGTGAATGCGGGATGACTCATCGTTGAATGTAGATGTACATTTactttatgttacatttttttcattcagaccattggctcaacaggttttaaacgtaaacagacgacgtcaacatgctactgtatctccgttcagtcagaaggaaaagaaaaataacgtactgtagtacataccttgcaaggttcagtcctcgtcatcattgatgcaattaacagcgttgcagtaaacgacgatataggcctattctcgtaagttgtcgaagctgaatcgtcttcgcctatcgtttaaacagtttttgtatcgagagaatttctgaagaaaacctctaaaatagggatcactcaatttctttagaggaatatttgcactgagcatcatgttgcacatgtcgtttagacccgcacaactaaatgatgatgatgatgatgatgatgtagatggatcctcagatttcatttcaaagcATTTGCTGTGCTATGTActtttgcaatgtttctctatagcctgagttgttctggtttttatttcaattttacatacattacacacgatattgtcttcgttaatacatattttgatccagttttatgttccactatgtaagcaagtttcaaTTCTGgttaagtgtaagagaaggccttatggccttaactctgcaggttaaataaagtcattatattattattattattattattattattattattattattattattattattattattattattattataaaatgtcaatctcatacttcttaattgcatttcgtatctctgagcgaatttaacgttttgccgtCTACATATGAATGGgtcagcacaacactattcaacgcgtactaaatacttgagcaggataacacaactgcacacattgcgttgcaatgttactatgaacggaccggggttccttcgttctgtacgctgctgtactcgccaggtacacaaaagtcggacgacgcggcacgtgccgtATACTCTGATGCGAaccaacttcacttttccttaactCATCCCGTATACACTGTCTGGAAATAACCCTTTCTACAACTTAACAACGTAACATGGTAGGTTTGGGTGTACACTACACAGTTTTGAACAAAAGAACAGCTCAATGACTTCTCAATAGGGATTACAAAACAAACTTGAACGGAAGGGCAGTTCATTTACTTCTCGAATTGGATTACTAGCAAAAATTAAACACTCCAGTTGCAATAGCCAAGATTTCTTGACCAGGATTTTCCGGAACGCACTTCCGAATACGTGAGAAAACTTTGGCTGCGGGACCTCGCTCTATAATATACAGAACATGAATGAAACTTTATTAGCCaatattattttacacaattttatgaacatagactatgaaattgaattgtaatgtattattattattattattactactactactataattattatcatatagGTAAAACATATGTTAATTCTGTTTCAGTATTCCATCGGTGGACGAAATTGATTCCGTGGGGAGGAAGCCAATTACGGAAATTATGGGTTAATAATCTTACTATCGGAATGGTTATTCATTTGAACACAAATATCGCAGAATTCAACCAATGTCTGTCACAAGTGTTAAGCATTTATAAAGACAAATATTGCTTCTTTTTCCTCCATTTAAGCAAAGCAAGACAGAAGTGTTTTTAAGAAGTGCCTCACAACTTTATACTACGGTATACGAGTTCTCGTTAGTCAATTCTAAATCAACCCATTTTCGgcattttcttatttatattaattCACTCAATCGATCAGTGATCTTCTTATCTCTAGTCCGGTATTTGCTATTTTGATCTGCTAGTAGACAAACAAACGGTGGAATTAAATTCATGTGAGATCTTCTCTGGAGGAACGCAGGAAATCGCAAAAGCAAAGGAAGAAAGATGCATGTTCTACGTGGGATTCGAATACAGCGAGAAGCTATCTCTTCACCACAGAGTACCGGTACCTCTGGGTCAGCCAAAATTTTATAACAATGTAGATCTAAtatattgtcattatttaaaCTTTACAGTCTGGAGGTGAAGTGCAAGTCACATTCATTTCAGTTAGAACTTGCGGTGGACGAAAGCAATATTTGAGATAGATTTTATGGTAGTATTCATATTCCTCTTTCTCTCCATCTTCTCTGTCATTATCAATACAAATTGAACTTAGAATCCAATCTGAAATCATCGTATTTGTAAGTTTAATCACTCGTGTTATGGCTCTGTATTTCATAACTCGTGCATTCTATCAGTTTAGCATTAATCCAATTCGTACTACTAGAAAATAATAAACCATATTAAATTCCTTAAAGGTTAATGGGCACTAGAACTCGGAATAATTTTGCAATACACGCAAATATATATAACCTCAGATTATTTAGAAGTAATTAAGACTTTTTATCATAGTATTTCAATGTTATACTCGTACTTatatggaaagaaaattaaactcccAATTGGcactttttgctttctttttacaCTGACGGAAttaaggccatagagccttctctCAGACTCTACCAGGCCGCAAAAATACACAATCAGTAACattaaatgaaaagtgaaaagaacaaaaatactaaaatattacagaataatatcaaaattgagataatataaaatgaaaataataccacaatacaagaaagtaaaatacagatctatagATCGGAATACAACATAAGTAACTCAGTTAGTACAATACTTAACTAGGCCCTACAATTAAGAGGGAAAAcctaaggaagaatacaacaaattaaatgtaataaaataatgaaacgaaatttaaataaatatcacaATCCTTTAAACCCGATAAGAACATAACTACATTAATGTAAGTACATTTTCTAGATCTCCTTAGGATTTAAACTGTCGTCTAAATTTTCAATTGGAGAcgtaattttgaaaataacatcTATCGAATAGCAGAAttgtaaaaacaaaaatgaaccACCACTCGGtacttatattttctttattcccTACTAGAGAATAAATACAGAGTTTGCCACAGAACCGGGCGATTTTAAAGTACGCGCTACAGAAATATTGTAGGTGATAGAAGATGCTGTTATCTGTTTTTATATTGCCGAAACTATGCCATTTACGCAGCGTCacatacagtgttgccaactcagcgATTTTTCCGCTACATCTggcgtttttcagtgttagtttagcgggtaaaatttattaaacttgtatTACTCATGTAGAGATTAAGCTGTTTTTGTAAAtcttattttacattgacaatataacaatttagcggtttctggaCTGTATcttagcgggtttttaagaatcgtgttggcaacactggttacaTGTTCAGTCGCTATGGAACAATGGAACGATGCACAGCGTACATATGCAATCAGAGCGTTTTCAAAAACATTGACAGTTACGAGGCTGCTGATAGTTCTTCTTCCACCCGGTGGCTTTCACTTCATAGCAGATCCTGTAGCCTCGAAATTTGTAATCCATAATTTGAACGCAAGTGCGCTATGCACAGGATCATGACGTCCGATATTGAAATGTGTACGAAAATCTCGTCTAATAGGCCTGGTAACTGTCATTGTTTTTAGAGCTTTGACTGCATATGCACGCTGTGCACCGTTCAATTGTTCCATGGTGACTGATCATGTAACGTTGCGTAAAAGGCATAGTTTCGGCAATATAACAACAGATAACAGCACTTTCTATCACCTAAAAAATTTTTGTAGCGCGTACTTTAAAATCGCCCGTTTCCCTGGCGaacactgtatatatatacatcttCTAAAGTAATGTTATATACTCGTATATCTAGTTAGGCATTAAAATTGTCGTCTGAAGTTTCCGATTTGagacataattttgaaaatgattaaCCTATCTAATAAAAAAGTTACAGAAACATGTATCAATTGGTACTCTTaactttcgtaaaaaaaaaacaatgacatataataatatttataaaagatGGAGTAAGTAGTGTTTTCGTACTTTTACTACAACATCACTCTAATACAAATTCTTATATTACCTGAAATAATCCCGGTTGTATTGACTCATATATATCGAGTACTTATCAAAATCACTTGGAACAGTTACGGAAATTTTTCTATACACGTCTTGTCAAAAACCACATGTCCTATATAATGAATGCAAAGAAATTTAATTCAAGATATATAAAACTGTTAAACGCttttaatcaaaacaatatatcTATGTATTTTACTAGTGTAAAGAAAAATACGCAAGTTTAAAGTGTTCTAAGATAAGAAAGTAAATGCAgagcagaaataaaataataactacaaGAAACGAAATTCCAGAGAAGAATTTCACAATACAAGACTGAAAAACAAAATTGCTAGATTATAACGTGACAGGAAATCATATGCCATGAATGGAGAGGATCGGATAACAATACGGAGTGGATATATATTTTGCGACAAAGACATCAGTGAAATGCAAATGAATGTTTTAACCAAAGAGAGAGTTTGTATaaaaaactcaaaacaatttTCAGTGAGCGAGCGAGTGAATGAGTGATCGATTCCTGAGCGTGTTGGACCAAGTATAAACTCTTTTTCATGGATAGGTAATTTAGTCGTCGATGCGTGGACACATAACAATGGCAGTATGATTTTCCTCGTCTATCTCGTATTTACACATAGTGTGAAATGATggcaggagaaaaaaaaattccaggAAACTTGCTCAAATACAGTTTTTGTCCACTGTAAATTCTGCTTGGACCAGCCGAGTTTGAGTTCGGGCCTCTTGTTTGGAAAGCATACACTCTGAACGTTTGTATATTGGTATGTCGAAGTAATTTTTCCAAactagtttaatataatttattattataccacCGCCATAATGTTTATTTCCCATATTCAGTACAAGTATTTTCATCCAATCAGCCTTTctcgaaaaatgaaaaaaaatatatgtttttttattatttgcaaaaatttttattattttcatattttgaacTACTTGTATTATTTATATGTTATCCACGTTTCTGttaacagatattattattattattattattattattattattattattattattattattattattattattaatagcgtTTTAACTATAATTCAGTTCACGACAAGAAGTGAAGAAATTACCGCCCTCAAAATGGGTGAGACATATTACATTCTCTTGTGATTGTCCTTGCATTAACTGTGCTGACCGCCGATTGAGAGCTACGTTACGAATGAGAGGCTCACAAAAGTGATGGCGATTGGTCTCTTTGGCTTATTCCTAGACTAAATATATTGATTTAACTTCATTTGAACTCACGGGGATCTGAAATGGATCTTCTACGCGGAAGACTTATGCTACAGCCTTTCGTTTTCAGCCGGAGAACCTCAACTGTTTACAACcaaattaattatagttattaaatatataaaattagacTACAATGTATTAGATCTAGTCCACAGCTACATTAAATACCAGCGAACACATATGAACagctaaaaaaaactgtttaaaaggtGTTTGTGAACAATTGTTCGAAAAAAATCTTTACAGAAATGTTCGAATTACTCTATATTTCAACTCTGATGGAAAACACGTGACACAGAACCCACAAACATGCAGGTCTGGATGTGTATTCGGGCAGATGTATAGTTTCAGTTCATGTGTCGGGGTATAGTTCGTACGACTTCCTCACGAGCAGTTTTGTGGCTTATTTGAACGTCCACTTAACAGATTTATTACTTCCTATCACCATTCACATGCTGCACAGTTGCCACTTTCCTAGCGATCCTCGACCGCTCAGTGACTGCTACTTCAGTTATTCTTAGATGTGGCAACTCTCTTTCCACgtgaa
This region includes:
- the LOC138706478 gene encoding uncharacterized protein isoform X1, which encodes MFLTQGNMFASLKNSFSRLFGNSDPEKKKQESTNKPKEGKECTDQGPNRIPSMSEGTEDCSRNPVSEPVIEKSRNFITNESRLSSFETEDLFDLSDEVGQNAVEFVDPLIPSVDEIDSVGRKPITEIMG
- the LOC138706478 gene encoding uncharacterized protein isoform X2 — translated: MFASLKNSFSRLFGNSDPEKKKQESTNKPKEGKECTDQGPNRIPSMSEGTEDCSRNPVSEPVIEKSRNFITNESRLSSFETEDLFDLSDEVGQNAVEFVDPLIPSVDEIDSVGRKPITEIMG